The Vidua macroura isolate BioBank_ID:100142 chromosome 11, ASM2450914v1, whole genome shotgun sequence genome includes a region encoding these proteins:
- the BCO1 gene encoding beta,beta-carotene 15,15'-dioxygenase has product MDTLFGRNKEEHPEPIKAEVQGQLPTWLQGMLLRNGPGMHTIGDTKYNHWFDGLALLHSFTFKNGEVYYRSKYLRSDTYNCNIEANRIMVSEFGTMVYPDPCKNIFAKAFSYLSHTIPEFTDNCLINIMKAGDDFYATGETNFIRKINPQTLETLEKVDYNKYVSVNLATSHPHYDSAGNVLNMGTSIVDKGRTKYLLFKIPSSVPEQGKKKSCFKQLEVVCSIPSRTLLHPSYYHSFGITENYIIFIEQPFRLDILKMATAYIRGVTWASCLAFNKDDKTWFHFIDRKTKKEVSTKFYTDALVFFHHINAYEEDGHIIFDIIAYTDNSLYDMFYLKNLSKDFEKNVKLTSIPTCRRFVVPLQCDKDAVVDSNLVTLPSTATAVKQKDGSIYCQPEILCEGIELPRINYDYNGKKYKYVFATRVQWSPVPTKIAKFNTQTKEMLQWREDDCWPSEPVFVPRPDAKEEDDGVVLTCVVKTDPKDPPFLLVLDAKTFTELGRAIVNVEMHMDLHGIFIPQQDMKTETE; this is encoded by the exons ATGGATACGCTATTTGGCAGGAATAAGGAAGAGCACCCAGAGCCCATAAAAGCTGAGGTGCAGG GGCAGCTGCCCACATGGTTGCAAGGGATGCTGCTCCGAAATGGCCCAGGGATGCACACCATAGGGGACACCAAGTACAACCACTGGTTTGAtggcctggctctgctgcacagctttacatttaaaaatg GTGAAGTTTACTACAGAAGTAAATATCTCCGAAGTGACACGTACAACTGTAACATAGAAGCAAACAGAATCATGGTGTCTGAGTTTGGGACTATGGTTTATCCAGATCCATGCAAAAACATATTTGCCAA GGCATTCTCCTATTTGTCTCACACCATTCCTGAGTTCACAGACAACTGTCTGATCAACATTATGAAAGCTGGGGATGATTTTTATGCTACTGGTGAGACTAACTTcatcaggaaaattaatccacagACTCTGGAGACGTTGGAGAAG GTTGACTACAACAAATATGTATCTGTAAATTTGGCAACTTCTCACCCACACTATGACAGTGCTGGAAATGTTCTCAACATGGGCACTTCAATAGTTGATAAAGGGAGAACAAAATACCTTCTATTTAAGATTCCTTCCTCTGTACCAG aacaaggaaagaagaaatcttGTTTCAAGCAGCTGGAAGTGGTTTGCTCCATCCCTTCTCGCACTCTGCTCCACCCCAGCTACTACCACAGCTTTGGAATCACAGAGAACTACATTATCTTCATAGAGCAGCCCTTCAGACTGGATATTCTCAAAATGGCAACTGCTTACATCCGAGGTGTCACCTGGGCTTCCTGCCTTGCCTTTAATAAGGATGATAAG acTTGGTTTCACTTTATAGACAGGAAGACTAAAAAAGAAGTGTCCACCAAGTTTTACACTGatgctttggtgttttttcacCATATAAATGCTTATGAAGAGGATGGCCACATTATTTTTGATATTATTGCCTATACAGACAATAGCTTATAtgatatgttttatttaaaaaacctgAGTAAAGACTTTGAAAAGAATGTCAAACTTACCTCCATACCAACCTGCAGAAGATTTGTGGTTCCTCTGCAGTGTGACAAG gatGCTGTAGTGGATTCTAATTTAGTCACACTTCCCTCTACTGCAACTGCTGTAAAGCAGAAAGATGGAAGCATCTATTGCCAACCTGAAATACTATGTGAAG GGATAGAACTGCCTCGCATCAACTATGACTACAATGGCAAAAAATACAAGTATGTCTTTGCAACACGAGTCCAGTGGAGTCCAGTTCCTACAAAg ATTGCAAAATTTAATACCCAGACAAAGGAAATGCTCCAGTGGAGAGAGGATGACTGCTGGCCATCCGAGCCCGTTTTTGTTCCCAGACCTGATGCAAAAGAAGAGGACGATG GTGTTGTTCTTACCTGTGTTGTGAAGACTGATCCAAAGGATCCACCCTTCCTACTTGTCTTGGATGCTAAAACTTTCACAGAGCTGGGTCGAGCCATAGTAAATGTGGAAATGCATATGGACCTGCATGGAATATTTATACCACAGCAAGACATGAAAACTGAGACTGAGTAA